The Candidatus Delongbacteria bacterium genome has a window encoding:
- a CDS encoding DUF4476 domain-containing protein — protein sequence MIGQIRIIIVLIFSIFIRLSAVELSKNDVEMIMVELQSILRTTGLSSMQKKSIELKISNVKRILINNTKLPEFSRSFSEAEIDTIIQKIEQKHLFKEKIEYLRRLTYNSYFYMKQIHRIISLFHFPNDKKNVARLLIPKVIDPENVEVLYNIFWTQSDKEFINKMLPVFDGNLKF from the coding sequence ATGATTGGGCAAATTAGGATTATAATAGTTTTGATTTTTTCAATTTTTATAAGACTTTCAGCTGTTGAACTTTCGAAAAATGATGTAGAAATGATAATGGTTGAGTTGCAATCAATTTTGAGAACTACAGGATTATCTAGTATGCAAAAAAAATCAATTGAGTTAAAAATTTCTAATGTTAAGCGAATCTTAATAAATAATACTAAACTTCCTGAATTTTCAAGAAGCTTTTCAGAAGCAGAAATAGATACTATTATTCAAAAAATAGAACAAAAGCATTTATTCAAAGAGAAAATAGAGTATTTAAGAAGATTAACCTATAACTCATACTTCTATATGAAGCAGATCCACAGAATTATAAGCTTGTTTCATTTTCCTAATGACAAAAAGAATGTCGCTCGATTGTTAATCCCAAAAGTTATTGATCCTGAAAACGTCGAAGTTCTTTACAATATATTTTGGACACAATCAGATAAAGAGTTTATAAACAAAATGTTACCTGTTTTTGATGGTAATCTAAAATTTTAA
- a CDS encoding DUF2461 domain-containing protein: MEDNWKGNIMFNGFVKETFIFLKMLELNNNKEWFHDHKEDYKQFVEKPFYELMDDLKQFMLKIDENFDMNPKKIISRIYRDVRFSVDKSPYRSNVWLAYKRIYPDWKVEPTYFIELTPENFTMGMGFYKIPKSFMDIIRRKIDDKDRMFLKIHELYCKQNIFTIAGDKYKRALNNDHSEELNQWYQRKELYFISTKENDETLLSRDISEYIKDSLLVLKPIYDFFISLKE; the protein is encoded by the coding sequence TTGGAAGATAACTGGAAAGGAAATATCATGTTTAATGGATTTGTAAAAGAGACCTTCATTTTCCTTAAGATGTTAGAGTTAAACAACAATAAGGAGTGGTTTCATGACCACAAAGAAGATTATAAACAATTTGTTGAAAAACCCTTTTATGAATTAATGGACGATTTAAAACAATTTATGCTCAAAATTGATGAAAATTTTGACATGAATCCAAAGAAAATTATCTCTCGAATTTATCGTGATGTAAGATTTTCAGTCGATAAAAGTCCCTATCGATCCAATGTCTGGCTGGCATATAAAAGGATTTATCCAGATTGGAAAGTGGAACCAACTTACTTTATTGAATTAACACCTGAAAACTTTACAATGGGAATGGGTTTCTATAAAATTCCAAAATCATTTATGGATATCATAAGGCGAAAAATAGATGATAAAGATAGAATGTTTTTGAAAATTCATGAATTGTATTGTAAGCAAAATATTTTCACAATAGCAGGGGATAAATATAAACGTGCGTTAAATAATGATCATTCTGAAGAACTAAATCAATGGTATCAGAGAAAAGAGCTTTACTTTATAAGTACAAAAGAAAATGATGAAACCTTGCTTTCAAGAGACATTTCTGAATACATAAAAGATAGTTTGCTTGTATTGAAACCAATATACGATTTTTTCATTTCGTTAAAAGAATAA